AATGTCTGAGAAAGTTACCGCTATGATCGAAGAGATCAAGGGCCTGACCGTTCTGGAGCTGAGCGAGCTGGTGCACGCTCTGGAGGAGGAGTTCGGCGTGTCCGCCGCCGCTATGGCTGCTCCCGCTGCCGGCGCTGCCGCTCCCGCCGCTGAGGAGAAGACCTCCTTCGACGTGGTCCTGACCGGCTTCGACGCCGCTGCCAAGATCAAGGTCATTAAGGTTGTCCGCGAGATCACCGGCCAGGGCCTGGCCGAGGCCAAGGCTACTGTCGAGGGCGCTCCCAAGACCCTGAAGGAGGGTGCTTCCAAGGAGGACGCCGAGGCTCTGAAGGCTCAGCTGGAAGAGGCTGGCGCCAAGGTCGAGCTGAAGTAATCGAACTTCCATACTTGGGCTTCTGCCTTTTATCCTAGGCAGAT
This DNA window, taken from Dysosmobacter welbionis, encodes the following:
- the rplL gene encoding 50S ribosomal protein L7/L12 — encoded protein: MSEKVTAMIEEIKGLTVLELSELVHALEEEFGVSAAAMAAPAAGAAAPAAEEKTSFDVVLTGFDAAAKIKVIKVVREITGQGLAEAKATVEGAPKTLKEGASKEDAEALKAQLEEAGAKVELK